From the genome of Chanos chanos chromosome 5, fChaCha1.1, whole genome shotgun sequence, one region includes:
- the LOC115811313 gene encoding probable serine/threonine-protein kinase clkA → MLAFAFVLLLLNSMDEARGQTTATSLSTTTLTTIASPATITPLTSLLTTTPLATASPSTTTSTQTSINIYIYDNNYTTYFNNYANSYTINNYTIFYSNYTNNSYILYYNNYITNIYSVSFDSCNISYNDYTNNYITSSSNHSTDYNYYSNIYIYDNNYTTHFNNYTNKYIIENYIIFYCNYTNISYILYYNNYITNIYSAFFNSCNISFNDYTNYVSSSINYSTDHSYYTYFYMDYTNSSCIKHNTFTSYQRRQLFKYNLPYNNHNNYITIYNNYTINNFITLYNNHTANIYAYNYYITSYNNYTINNYITPNNNPYTNNYYTTSYTTNNIPYNNYTTFSNNHATNISTNSNYITSYNYSIDNHNSSHNYITIYNYYTINNFITPNNNHTNNYYTTSYTTNNNPYNNYTTFYNNHATNINTRPSSTMSQPTSMPTTTTPSTTTSPPTTTKPATSTSITTAPPTSTTTLTKMIRQVSVVKFNVRSKADEEKMLIAIQNGSATGDN, encoded by the exons ATGTTGGCCTTTGCATTTGTCCTGCTGCTTCTGAACAGCATGGATGAAGCTAGGGGACAGACAACAG CTACATCACTTTCTACAACTACACTAACAACAATTGCATCACCCGCCACAATCACACCACTAACATCTTTGCTAACAACTACACCATTAGCAACCGCATCACCCTCTACAACAACTTCAACACAAACATCTAT CAACATCTACATCTATGACAACAACTACACCACCTACTTCAACAACTACGCTAACAGCTACACCATCAACAACTACACCATTTTCTACAGCAACTACACCAACAACAGCTACATCCTTTACTACAATAACTACATCACAAACATCTACTCTGTCTCCTTCGACAGCTGCAACATCTCCTACAATGACTACACCAACAACTACATCACCAGCAGCAGCAACCACTCCACAGACTACAACTACTACAG CAACATCTACATCTATGACAACAACTACACCACCCACTTCAACAACTACACTAACAAGTACATCATCGAAAACTACATCATTTTCTACTGCAACTACACCAACATCAGCTACATCCTTTACTACAATAACTACATCACAAACATCTACTCTGCCTTCTTCAACAGCTGCAACATCTCCTTCAATGACTACACCAACTACGTCTCCAGCAGCATCAACTACTCCACAGACCACAGTTACTACACCTACTTCTACATGGACTACACCAACTCCAGCTG CATCAAGCACAACACCTTCACCAGCTACCAGAGACGACAGCTTTTCAAATACAACCTTCCTTACAACAACCATAACAACTACATCACCATCTACAACAACTACACCATCAACAACTTCATCACCCTctacaacaaccacacagccaACATCTATGCCTACAACTACTACATCACCTCCTACAACAACTACACTATCAACAACTACATTACCCCCAACAACAACCCTTACACCAACAACTACTACACCACTTCCTACACCACCAACAACATTCCTTACAATAACTACACCACCTTCAGCAACAACCACGCTACCAACATCAGTACCAACAGCAACTACATTACCTCCTACAACTACTCTATTGACAACCACAACAGCTCCCACAACTACATCACCATCTACAACTACTACACCATCAACAACTTCATCACCCCCAACAACAACCACACCAACAACTACTACACCACTTCCTACACCACCAATAACAACCCTTACAATAACTACACCACCTTCTACAACAACCACGCTACCAAcatcaaca CAAGACCTTCCAGTACAATGTCACAACCAACATCCATGCCAACAACAACTACACCATCAACAACCACATCACCTCCTACAACAACTAAACCAGCGACATCTACATCTATCACAACTGCACCACCTACTTCAACGACTACACTAACAA AGATGATCAGACAAGTTTCAGTGGTGAAGTTCAATGTTCGGTCCAAAGCTGACGAAGAGAAAATGCTGATTGCCATTCAGAAT GGAAGCGCTACTGGAGACAATTGA